The following are encoded in a window of Hemiscyllium ocellatum isolate sHemOce1 chromosome 46, sHemOce1.pat.X.cur, whole genome shotgun sequence genomic DNA:
- the LOC132836159 gene encoding putative uncharacterized protein DDB_G0290521 has product PSPSPPSPSPPPPPSPSPSPYPPSPSPSPPSPSP; this is encoded by the exons ccatccccctccccccccagtccatccccccctcccccccccagtccatccccc tccccctacccccccagtccatccccctccccccccagtccatccccc